From one Erinaceus europaeus chromosome 4, mEriEur2.1, whole genome shotgun sequence genomic stretch:
- the STK38 gene encoding serine/threonine-protein kinase 38 isoform X2, producing MAMTGSTPCSSMSNHTKERVTMTKVTLENFYSNLIVQHEEREMRQKKLEKVMEEEGLKDEEKRLRRSAHARKETEFLRLKRTRLGLEDFESLKVIGRGAFGEVRLVQKKDTGHVYAMKILRKADMLEKEQVGHIRAERDILVEADSLWVVKMFYSFQDKLNLYLIMEFLPGGDMMTLLMKKDTLTEEETQFYIAETVLAIDSIHQLGFIHRDIKPDNLLLDSKGHVKLSDFGLCTGLKKAHRTEFYRNLNHSLPSDFTFQNMNSKRKAETWKRNRRQLAFSTVGTPDYIAPEVFMQTGYNKLCDWWSLGVIMYEMLIGYPPFCSETPQETYKKVMNWKETLTFPPEVPISEKAKDLILRERPAAISIEIKSIDDTSNFDEFPESDILKPTVATSNHPEIDYKNKDWVFINYTYKRFEGLTARGAIPSYMKAAK from the exons acaaaAGAAGTTAGAAAAAGTAATGGAAGAAGAAGGCCTAAAAGATGAAGAG AAACGACTTAGGAGATCAGCACATGCTCGGAAGGAAACAGAATTTCTTCGTTTAAAGAGAACAAGACTTGGATTAGAAGACTTTGAGTCCTTAAAAGTTATAGGCAGAGGAGCATTTGGTGag GTGCGGCTTGTACAGAAGAAAGATACAGGGCATGTATATGCAATGAAAATACTCCGCAAAGCAGATATGCTTGAAAAGGAGCAG GTTGGCCACATTCGTGCGGAGCGTGACATTCTAGTGGAGGCAGACAGTTTGTGGGTTGTGAAAATGTTCTATAGTTTTCAGGATAAGCTAAACCTCTACCTAATCATGGAGTTCCTGCCTGGAG GGGACATGATGACTCTGTTGATGAAAAAAGACACTCTTACAGAAGAAGAGACTCAGTTTTACATAGCAGAAACAGTACTAGCCATAGACTCCATTCACCAGCTTGGATTCATCCACAGAGACATCAAACCAGACAACCTTCTCCTGGACAGCAAG GGCCATGTGAAACTTTCTGACTTTGGCCTTTGCACAGGACTAAAGAAGGCACACAGGACAGAATTTTATAGGAATCTGAACCACAGCCTTCCTAGTGATTTCA CTTTCCAGAACATGAATTCTAAAAGGAAAGCAGAAACCTGGAAAAGAAATAGACGTCAGCTA GCCTTCTCCACAGTAGGTACTCCTGACTACATTGCTCCCGAGGTGTTCATGCAGACCGGGTACAACAAGCTCTGTGATTGGTGGTCGCTTGGGGTGATCATGTATGAGATGCTCATCG GCTATCCACCTTTCTGTTCTGAGACCCCTCAAGAGACATATAAGAAGGTGATGAATTGGAAAGAAACTTTGACTTTTCCTCCAGAAGTCCCTATCTCTGAGAAAGCCAAGGACCTAATTTTGAG agagagacctgctgcaatATCTATTGAAATCAAAAGCATTGATGATACCTCAAACTTCGATGAGTTTCCAGAGTCTGATATTCTTAAGCCAACAG TGGCAACAAGTAACCATCCTGAGATTGACTACAAGAACAAAGACTGGGTCTTCATCAATTATACATACAAGCGCTTTGAGGGGCTCACTGCACGGGGGGCAATACCTTCCTACATGAAAGCAGCAAAATAG
- the STK38 gene encoding serine/threonine-protein kinase 38 isoform X1, which yields MAMTGSTPCSSMSNHTKERVTMTKVTLENFYSNLIVQHEEREMRQKKLEKVMEEEGLKDEEKRLRRSAHARKETEFLRLKRTRLGLEDFESLKVIGRGAFGEVRLVQKKDTGHVYAMKILRKADMLEKEQVGHIRAERDILVEADSLWVVKMFYSFQDKLNLYLIMEFLPGGDMMTLLMKKDTLTEEETQFYIAETVLAIDSIHQLGFIHRDIKPDNLLLDSKGHVKLSDFGLCTGLKKAHRTEFYRNLNHSLPSDFTFQNMNSKRKAETWKRNRRQLAFSTVGTPDYIAPEVFMQTGYNKLCDWWSLGVIMYEMLIGYPPFCSETPQETYKKVMNWKETLTFPPEVPISEKAKDLILRFCCEWEHRIGAPGVEEIKSNSFFEGVDWEHIRERPAAISIEIKSIDDTSNFDEFPESDILKPTVATSNHPEIDYKNKDWVFINYTYKRFEGLTARGAIPSYMKAAK from the exons acaaaAGAAGTTAGAAAAAGTAATGGAAGAAGAAGGCCTAAAAGATGAAGAG AAACGACTTAGGAGATCAGCACATGCTCGGAAGGAAACAGAATTTCTTCGTTTAAAGAGAACAAGACTTGGATTAGAAGACTTTGAGTCCTTAAAAGTTATAGGCAGAGGAGCATTTGGTGag GTGCGGCTTGTACAGAAGAAAGATACAGGGCATGTATATGCAATGAAAATACTCCGCAAAGCAGATATGCTTGAAAAGGAGCAG GTTGGCCACATTCGTGCGGAGCGTGACATTCTAGTGGAGGCAGACAGTTTGTGGGTTGTGAAAATGTTCTATAGTTTTCAGGATAAGCTAAACCTCTACCTAATCATGGAGTTCCTGCCTGGAG GGGACATGATGACTCTGTTGATGAAAAAAGACACTCTTACAGAAGAAGAGACTCAGTTTTACATAGCAGAAACAGTACTAGCCATAGACTCCATTCACCAGCTTGGATTCATCCACAGAGACATCAAACCAGACAACCTTCTCCTGGACAGCAAG GGCCATGTGAAACTTTCTGACTTTGGCCTTTGCACAGGACTAAAGAAGGCACACAGGACAGAATTTTATAGGAATCTGAACCACAGCCTTCCTAGTGATTTCA CTTTCCAGAACATGAATTCTAAAAGGAAAGCAGAAACCTGGAAAAGAAATAGACGTCAGCTA GCCTTCTCCACAGTAGGTACTCCTGACTACATTGCTCCCGAGGTGTTCATGCAGACCGGGTACAACAAGCTCTGTGATTGGTGGTCGCTTGGGGTGATCATGTATGAGATGCTCATCG GCTATCCACCTTTCTGTTCTGAGACCCCTCAAGAGACATATAAGAAGGTGATGAATTGGAAAGAAACTTTGACTTTTCCTCCAGAAGTCCCTATCTCTGAGAAAGCCAAGGACCTAATTTTGAG ATTCTGCTGTGAATGGGAACATAGAATTGGAGCCCCTGGAGTTGAGGAAATcaaaagtaattctttttttgaaGGTGTTGACTGGGAACATATCAG agagagacctgctgcaatATCTATTGAAATCAAAAGCATTGATGATACCTCAAACTTCGATGAGTTTCCAGAGTCTGATATTCTTAAGCCAACAG TGGCAACAAGTAACCATCCTGAGATTGACTACAAGAACAAAGACTGGGTCTTCATCAATTATACATACAAGCGCTTTGAGGGGCTCACTGCACGGGGGGCAATACCTTCCTACATGAAAGCAGCAAAATAG